One Massilia sp. 9096 genomic window carries:
- a CDS encoding diguanylate cyclase yields MVIDIQTFMLALGVGNVAFALLMACYMHGAERSLALRDWMWARLACGLGECAWWIAPRMGSHVFEVFALGVWIGGVLLEVAAYCRFFGFRSLWRLMPVPIGIAIVTIGCALFAGASRTQMTAVVGGLIAVYTFNASVVLLDLRKKRTLLERIIGVNDVLYALAIGIWLVVEKGANAGGTTVIGGLAYLASYLLMIVTGFGFLLMCKQRDDRQMQRMATIDSLTDALNRRAFFERAESARQLTLRLRKPLALLMLDLDHFKQLNDNFGHACGDQALRLFADTARGVLRDPDLLGRLGGEEFALALPGTPLEGALQAAERLRVTLSQAVIDCAPTYRMSVSIGLVMVEPNEELTAALARADHALYAAKTGGRNRVEVGPAIFKSA; encoded by the coding sequence GTGGTGATCGATATTCAGACCTTCATGCTGGCGCTCGGCGTCGGCAATGTCGCTTTTGCGCTGCTGATGGCGTGCTACATGCACGGCGCCGAGCGCAGCCTGGCGCTGCGCGACTGGATGTGGGCGCGCCTGGCATGTGGCCTGGGCGAATGCGCCTGGTGGATCGCACCGCGCATGGGATCGCACGTCTTCGAGGTGTTCGCGCTGGGCGTCTGGATCGGCGGGGTTCTGCTCGAAGTGGCCGCGTATTGCCGTTTCTTCGGTTTTCGCAGCTTGTGGCGTTTGATGCCGGTACCGATCGGAATCGCTATCGTCACGATTGGATGTGCGCTGTTCGCCGGCGCATCGCGCACGCAGATGACTGCAGTCGTCGGCGGCCTGATCGCCGTGTACACCTTCAATGCATCAGTGGTACTGCTGGATCTGCGCAAGAAGCGCACGCTGCTCGAGCGCATCATCGGCGTCAACGACGTGCTGTATGCGCTCGCGATCGGTATCTGGCTGGTGGTGGAAAAAGGCGCCAATGCGGGCGGCACGACTGTCATCGGCGGCCTCGCCTACCTGGCCAGCTACCTCCTGATGATCGTCACCGGCTTCGGTTTCCTGTTGATGTGCAAGCAGCGCGACGATCGCCAGATGCAGCGCATGGCCACGATCGATTCGCTGACCGATGCGCTGAACCGGCGCGCCTTTTTCGAGCGCGCCGAAAGCGCGCGCCAGCTGACGCTGCGCCTGCGCAAGCCGCTGGCGCTGCTGATGCTCGACCTCGACCACTTCAAGCAGCTCAACGACAACTTCGGCCATGCCTGCGGCGACCAGGCGCTGCGCCTGTTCGCCGACACCGCGCGCGGCGTGCTGCGCGATCCGGATCTGCTGGGCCGCCTGGGCGGCGAGGAATTCGCGCTTGCGCTGCCCGGCACGCCGCTGGAGGGCGCGCTGCAGGCCGCCGAACGCCTGCGCGTCACGCTCAGCCAAGCCGTGATCGACTGCGCCCCGACTTACCGCATGAGCGTCAGTATCGGCCTGGTGATGGTGGAGCCGAACGAGGAACTGACCGCGGCGCTGGCGCGCGCCGACCACGCGCTGTATGCCGCCAAGACCGGCGGGCGCAACCGCGTCGAAGTCGGGCCGGCGATCTTCAAGAGCGCCTGA
- a CDS encoding VF530 family DNA-binding protein, producing the protein MQALHGITLESLLTRLVEHYGWAELGRRIDINCFIKDPSIKSSLKFLRKTPWAREKVEKLYLETRFTN; encoded by the coding sequence ATGCAGGCATTACACGGCATCACCCTCGAATCCTTGCTGACCCGGCTGGTCGAGCACTACGGCTGGGCCGAACTCGGCCGCCGTATCGACATCAACTGCTTCATCAAGGATCCCAGCATCAAGTCGAGCCTGAAGTTCCTGCGCAAGACGCCCTGGGCCCGGGAAAAGGTCGAGAAGCTGTACCTCGAGACCCGCTTCACCAACTAA
- a CDS encoding YgiQ family radical SAM protein, protein MNSPANLFSNVAKRSSRAPAAPFLPMSRAEMDKLGWDSCDIILITGDAYIDHPSFGMALVGRLLEAQGYRVGIISQPDWTSVEPFRALGKPNLYWGITAGNMDSMVNRYTADRKIRSDDAYTPDGAPNKRPDRAVTVYCQRAREAFPGVPVIAGSIEASLRRIAHYDYWSDKVRRSVLFESKADLVIFGNAERALVDVTRRIAAGENIKQIRDLRGTAFLVPHGWMPDEEWTVHNSTRVDVPGRIDKVPNPYAMALEDPKQCARDNAGPEPDSQPILKPIVIMTREERQAAAREKARKTVVRLPGFETVSEDPVMYAHASRVFHLESNPGNARALVQQHGDRDVWLNPPPLPLAMDEMDNVYDLPYARAPHPSYGKAHIPAWEMIRYSVNIMRGCFGGCTFCSITEHEGRIIQSRSEPSILREIELIRDTTKNFAGTITDLGGPTANMYRLSCKDKKIEESCRRLSCVYPTICSNLGTDHSKLISLYRKARAIPGIKKILIGSGLRYDLAVRSPEYVKELVTHHVGGLLKIAPEHTEEGTLSKMMKPGIGAYDEFKALFDKYSKEAGKKQYLIPYFIAAHPGSTDEDMLNLALWLKKNNFHLDQVQTFTPTPMAMATTMYHSGKNPLHKVTDESEEVITAKSGKTRKLHKAFLRYYDPENWPVLREGLKRMGRGDLIGNGERHLVPPPGSEAEAAHERGERKHLPLVAEARSAAPKGRVIEVAARRGAQPRGEERVFARGGDRAPAGGGFAPPPGKAKAGILSTIKAKPRAGRK, encoded by the coding sequence ATGAACTCCCCCGCCAATCTCTTCTCGAACGTTGCCAAACGTTCCAGCCGTGCTCCCGCTGCCCCCTTCCTGCCCATGTCGCGCGCCGAGATGGACAAGCTGGGCTGGGATTCGTGCGACATCATCCTGATCACCGGCGACGCCTACATCGACCATCCCAGTTTCGGCATGGCGCTGGTCGGGCGCCTGCTCGAAGCGCAGGGTTACCGCGTCGGCATCATCAGCCAGCCGGACTGGACCTCCGTGGAGCCGTTCCGCGCGCTCGGCAAGCCCAATTTGTACTGGGGCATCACCGCCGGCAACATGGACTCGATGGTCAACCGCTACACGGCCGACCGCAAGATCCGCTCGGACGACGCCTATACCCCGGACGGCGCGCCCAATAAACGGCCGGACCGCGCCGTGACGGTCTACTGCCAGCGCGCGCGCGAAGCGTTCCCGGGCGTGCCGGTCATCGCCGGTTCGATCGAGGCCTCGCTGCGCCGCATCGCGCATTACGATTACTGGTCGGACAAGGTGCGCCGCTCGGTGCTGTTCGAATCGAAGGCGGACCTGGTCATCTTCGGCAACGCCGAGCGCGCGCTGGTCGACGTCACGCGCCGCATCGCGGCCGGGGAAAACATCAAGCAGATCCGCGACCTGCGCGGCACCGCCTTCCTGGTGCCGCACGGCTGGATGCCGGACGAGGAGTGGACCGTGCATAACTCCACGCGCGTGGACGTGCCGGGCCGCATCGACAAGGTGCCGAACCCGTACGCGATGGCGCTGGAAGATCCGAAGCAGTGCGCGCGCGACAACGCCGGGCCGGAGCCGGATTCACAGCCGATCCTGAAACCGATCGTCATCATGACGCGCGAAGAACGCCAGGCCGCCGCGCGCGAAAAAGCCCGCAAGACCGTGGTGCGCCTGCCGGGTTTCGAGACCGTCAGCGAAGACCCGGTGATGTACGCGCACGCCTCGCGCGTGTTCCACCTCGAGTCGAACCCGGGCAACGCGCGCGCGCTGGTGCAGCAGCACGGCGACCGCGACGTCTGGCTGAACCCGCCGCCGCTGCCGCTCGCCATGGACGAGATGGACAACGTGTACGACCTGCCGTACGCGCGCGCGCCGCACCCGAGCTATGGCAAGGCGCACATCCCGGCCTGGGAAATGATCCGCTATTCGGTCAACATCATGCGCGGCTGCTTCGGCGGCTGCACCTTCTGCTCGATTACCGAGCACGAAGGCCGCATCATCCAGAGCCGCTCGGAGCCGTCGATCCTGCGCGAGATCGAGCTGATCCGCGACACGACCAAGAATTTCGCGGGCACCATCACCGACCTCGGCGGCCCGACCGCCAACATGTACCGCCTGTCGTGCAAGGACAAGAAGATCGAGGAGTCGTGCCGCCGCCTGTCGTGCGTCTACCCGACCATCTGCTCGAACCTGGGCACCGACCACAGCAAACTGATCTCGCTGTACCGCAAGGCGCGCGCGATTCCCGGCATCAAGAAGATCCTGATCGGTTCCGGCCTGCGCTACGACCTGGCCGTGCGTTCGCCCGAGTACGTCAAGGAACTGGTCACGCACCACGTCGGCGGTTTGCTGAAGATCGCGCCGGAGCACACCGAGGAGGGCACGCTTTCCAAGATGATGAAGCCGGGCATCGGCGCCTACGACGAGTTCAAGGCGCTGTTCGACAAGTACTCGAAGGAAGCGGGCAAGAAGCAGTACCTGATCCCCTACTTCATCGCCGCCCACCCGGGCTCGACCGACGAGGACATGCTCAACCTCGCCTTGTGGCTCAAGAAGAACAACTTCCACCTCGACCAGGTGCAGACCTTCACGCCGACCCCGATGGCGATGGCGACCACGATGTACCACAGCGGCAAGAACCCGCTGCACAAGGTCACCGACGAGTCGGAAGAAGTCATCACCGCCAAGAGCGGCAAGACGCGCAAGCTGCATAAAGCCTTCCTGCGCTACTACGATCCGGAAAACTGGCCGGTGCTGCGCGAGGGCCTGAAACGCATGGGCCGCGGCGACCTGATCGGCAATGGCGAGCGTCACCTGGTGCCGCCGCCGGGCAGCGAAGCCGAGGCGGCGCACGAGCGCGGTGAGCGCAAGCACCTGCCGCTGGTGGCCGAAGCCAGAAGCGCCGCGCCGAAGGGCCGCGTGATCGAAGTGGCGGCGCGCCGTGGCGCCCAGCCGCGTGGCGAGGAACGTGTCTTCGCGCGCGGGGGCGATCGTGCCCCGGCCGGTGGCGGATTCGCGCCGCCTCCGGGCAAGGCCAAGGCCGGCATCCTGTCGACCATCAAGGCCAAGCCGAGGGCAGGGCGCAAGTAA
- a CDS encoding TonB-dependent receptor, with the protein MNKMSKMHKRVIAAHGALLALATLPVGAALAQTAQTDQSSQTTQLQTVTVTAQRRAENIKDVPVSVSTIKGDKLDVLMSGGDDIRVLAAKVPSLNIESSNGRTFPRFYIRGYGNTDFSTFASQPVSLVYDDIVQENGILKGFPIFDVAGVEVLRGPQGTLFGRNTPAGVVKFDSEKPNTKKLEGYYNVSAGTHATESLEGAVNIPLSKEWAMRVSTLRQRRDDYVSNYSDLAKTHKTGDLDGYNEHAERVQIMYAPTDGTFTALFNAHERVTDGSARLFRANLIQKGTNDFAPGTDLNSIVTNALNNQSLKTTGTNLRLTWDLGDVKLYSITGYEGVDHYYSRGDIDGGIPAGPGVVPFQVQTGGGLKDLSQWSQEFRLESKNSGPLNWQAGVYYFNEDATGYSNNYDSTTQAQTSHVESNQKNKAGAVFGSVTYAVNDAFTVRGGVRYTDDKKDFITLAHDNVVLIGPAGVNESKSKVSWDASGTYKLTNDVNLYARVATGFRAPSIAAASASVPVTVADAETITSYEGGIKADLFERRARVAFSLYDYEVKNQQLTVVGGNSNVTKLINAAKSSGRGAELELEGIVTPSLRLNASASYNFTEIKDPNLYVAKCAQCTITDPIAANGLVSINGNALPQAPHWIANASARYGIPVGDGEFFVYTDWSWRSKINFFLYEAAEFTGKPLTEGGVRVGYTWAEGKYELAAFARNVLDQRRITGAIDFNNLTGFTNEPRVFGLQFKGNF; encoded by the coding sequence ATGAACAAAATGTCCAAGATGCATAAGCGCGTCATCGCCGCGCATGGCGCGCTGCTCGCACTGGCGACCCTGCCGGTCGGCGCCGCCCTGGCCCAGACCGCACAAACCGATCAGTCGTCCCAGACGACCCAGCTGCAGACCGTGACCGTGACCGCCCAGCGCCGCGCCGAGAATATCAAGGACGTGCCGGTGTCGGTGTCGACCATCAAGGGCGACAAGCTGGACGTGCTGATGTCCGGCGGCGACGACATCCGCGTGCTGGCCGCCAAGGTCCCGAGCTTGAACATTGAGTCTTCCAACGGCCGCACCTTCCCGCGCTTTTACATCCGCGGCTACGGCAATACCGACTTCTCGACCTTCGCGTCGCAGCCGGTGTCGCTGGTGTACGACGACATCGTCCAGGAAAACGGCATCCTGAAAGGTTTCCCGATCTTCGACGTCGCCGGCGTCGAAGTGCTGCGCGGTCCGCAGGGCACCCTGTTCGGCCGTAACACCCCGGCCGGCGTGGTCAAGTTCGATTCCGAGAAGCCGAACACGAAAAAGCTCGAGGGCTACTACAACGTGTCGGCCGGCACCCACGCCACCGAGAGCCTCGAAGGCGCCGTCAACATCCCGCTGTCGAAGGAATGGGCGATGCGCGTGTCGACCCTGCGCCAGCGCCGCGACGACTACGTCAGCAACTACAGCGACCTCGCCAAGACCCACAAGACCGGCGACCTGGACGGCTATAACGAGCATGCCGAACGTGTCCAGATCATGTACGCCCCGACGGACGGCACCTTCACCGCGCTGTTCAACGCCCACGAGCGCGTCACCGACGGCAGCGCGCGCCTGTTCCGCGCCAACCTGATCCAGAAGGGCACGAACGACTTCGCGCCGGGTACTGACCTGAACAGCATCGTCACCAACGCCCTCAACAACCAGAGCCTGAAGACCACCGGCACCAACCTGCGCCTGACCTGGGACCTGGGCGACGTCAAGCTGTACTCGATCACCGGCTACGAAGGCGTCGACCATTACTACAGCCGCGGCGACATCGACGGCGGCATCCCCGCCGGCCCGGGCGTGGTCCCGTTCCAGGTGCAGACCGGCGGCGGCCTGAAGGACCTGAGCCAGTGGTCGCAGGAATTCCGTCTCGAATCGAAGAACAGCGGCCCGCTGAACTGGCAGGCCGGCGTGTACTACTTCAATGAAGATGCGACCGGTTACAGCAACAACTACGACAGCACCACCCAGGCCCAGACTTCGCACGTCGAGTCGAACCAGAAGAACAAGGCCGGCGCCGTGTTCGGTTCGGTCACCTACGCGGTCAACGATGCCTTCACGGTGCGCGGCGGCGTGCGTTACACCGATGACAAGAAAGACTTCATCACGCTGGCCCACGACAACGTCGTCCTGATCGGACCGGCCGGCGTCAACGAGAGCAAGAGCAAGGTGAGCTGGGATGCCTCCGGCACCTACAAGCTGACCAACGACGTCAACCTGTACGCGCGCGTCGCCACCGGTTTCCGCGCCCCGTCGATCGCCGCCGCTTCGGCGTCGGTGCCGGTGACGGTCGCGGATGCCGAGACCATCACCTCGTACGAAGGCGGTATCAAGGCCGACCTGTTCGAGCGCCGCGCCCGCGTCGCGTTCTCGCTGTACGACTATGAAGTCAAGAACCAGCAGCTGACCGTGGTTGGCGGCAACTCCAACGTCACCAAGCTGATCAACGCCGCCAAGTCGTCCGGCCGCGGCGCCGAGCTCGAGCTCGAAGGCATCGTCACGCCGTCGCTGCGCCTGAACGCCAGCGCATCGTACAACTTCACCGAGATCAAGGATCCGAACCTGTACGTCGCCAAGTGCGCCCAGTGCACGATCACCGACCCGATCGCCGCCAACGGCCTGGTGTCGATCAACGGCAACGCACTGCCGCAGGCGCCGCACTGGATCGCGAACGCGTCGGCGCGCTACGGCATCCCGGTCGGCGACGGCGAGTTCTTCGTCTACACCGACTGGTCGTGGCGTTCGAAGATCAACTTCTTCCTGTACGAAGCCGCCGAGTTCACCGGCAAGCCGTTGACCGAAGGCGGCGTGCGCGTCGGCTACACCTGGGCGGAAGGCAAGTACGAACTGGCCGCGTTCGCCCGCAACGTCCTCGACCAGCGCCGCATCACCGGCGCCATCGACTTCAACAACCTGACCGGCTTCACCAACGAGCCGCGCGTCTTCGGTTTGCAGTTCAAGGGCAACTTCTGA
- a CDS encoding DUF6159 family protein, whose protein sequence is MFDRFKRSFDLVRASARILRRDNHLMLFPVISGVTMMLVVAAFLLPLFGFKSIDGLGRSGLYSAAFLFYVVQYFVIFYFNTALVGAVMVRLDGGSPTLGDGLRIANSRLGAILGYAVISATIGVILRSIQERVGFIGRLIVGLIGAGWAVATYLVVPVIVTRNGGAIDSISESASLLKRTWGENLVGQTGLGAAFGLVYFGLAGAIAVLAIVLVPVAAALSPWLFVAAAVFVVLAVLACALVHATLTGIYSAVLYRYAVDGSGTPGFDAAMLGSAFQRKS, encoded by the coding sequence ATGTTCGATCGCTTCAAGCGCAGTTTCGATCTCGTCCGCGCAAGCGCGCGCATCCTGCGCCGCGACAACCACCTGATGTTGTTCCCGGTGATCTCCGGCGTCACGATGATGCTGGTCGTCGCCGCCTTCCTGCTGCCCCTGTTCGGCTTCAAGTCGATCGACGGCCTGGGCCGCTCCGGCCTGTATTCGGCCGCCTTCCTGTTCTACGTGGTCCAATACTTCGTCATCTTTTATTTCAACACGGCGCTGGTCGGCGCGGTCATGGTCCGGCTCGACGGCGGCAGCCCGACGCTGGGCGACGGCCTGCGCATCGCCAACAGCCGTCTCGGCGCGATCCTCGGCTACGCCGTCATCTCGGCCACCATCGGCGTGATCCTGCGCAGCATCCAGGAGCGCGTCGGCTTCATCGGCCGCCTGATCGTCGGCCTGATCGGCGCCGGCTGGGCGGTGGCGACCTACCTGGTGGTGCCCGTCATCGTCACGCGCAACGGTGGCGCGATCGACTCGATTTCGGAAAGCGCCAGCTTGCTCAAGCGCACCTGGGGCGAAAACCTGGTCGGCCAGACCGGCCTTGGCGCCGCCTTCGGCCTGGTGTACTTCGGGCTGGCCGGCGCCATCGCCGTGCTGGCGATCGTGCTGGTGCCCGTCGCAGCCGCGCTCAGCCCATGGCTGTTCGTCGCCGCCGCCGTGTTCGTCGTGCTGGCCGTGCTGGCATGCGCGCTGGTCCATGCGACCCTGACCGGTATCTATTCGGCGGTGCTGTACCGCTACGCCGTCGACGGCAGCGGCACGCCGGGCTTCGATGCCGCCATGCTGGGGTCGGCGTTCCAGCGCAAGTCATGA
- a CDS encoding DUF4404 family protein, with protein MLNDNNDNADNLKAHLKTLHRHLEDTGQVDDELEMLLRQLDGDIKHVLDKHADDPDANTYGLASRTQELTARFALRHPKLEPALRELNNILTSMGI; from the coding sequence ATGTTGAACGACAACAACGACAATGCCGACAACCTGAAGGCGCATCTCAAAACCCTGCACCGCCACCTCGAGGACACCGGCCAGGTCGACGACGAACTCGAGATGCTGCTGCGCCAGCTCGACGGCGACATCAAGCACGTGCTCGACAAGCACGCCGACGACCCCGATGCCAATACCTACGGCCTGGCGTCGCGCACCCAGGAGCTGACCGCCCGCTTTGCGCTGCGCCATCCCAAGCTCGAGCCGGCGCTGCGCGAACTCAACAATATCCTGACCAGCATGGGGATCTAA
- a CDS encoding M3 family metallopeptidase, with product MNRSHILAIAVTAACANLAYAAPASMLPASNPFAKESTLPFRYPAFDKIHDADYAPAFEEGMRQHALEVEAIADNKAAPTFDNTIVAMEKSGRLLDRVSTVFFNLVGCNTDEQMDALDKELAPKLAAHNDAIHLNAKLYARVKTLYDKRDKLHLDAESKYLLERYNLDFVRAGANLSDADKAKLKDYNAKIAALQTQFSQNVLKEANASALVVDSRAELAGMSDKAIDAAAALAKKDGLDGKFKVPVVNTTQQAPLAVLTNRATRQKLLALSLARGSHGGPYDNRDVVLQLTRLRAERAQLLGYPSHAAYILDDQTAKDTATVNKLLADFAAPAVRNAKKEAAEIQAVIDREKGGFQATAADWDFYSDKVRQEKYAFDQSQLRPYFEYNNVLLNGVFFAAGKEYGITFKERKDLPVYNPDVRVFDVFDANGKQLAIFLHDPYARSNKRGGAWMNAYVTQNKLMGTMPVVANHLNIPKPAAGEPTLLTYDEVRTMFHEFGHALHGMFSNVKYPRFGGTHVPRDFVEFPSQVNEMWMAWPEVLANYAKHYQTGAPMPKELLDKVQASKKFNEGYRTTEYLGAAMLDQNWHQLSANQIPTDVLAFEADALHKDGVDFPLVPPRYRTTYFSHVFSGGYSSGYYGYLWAEKLDADTVEWFKENGGLLRKNGDRFRQMLLSKGGTMDAMQMYRSFRGRDAEIQPLLERRGLTGE from the coding sequence ATGAACCGTTCCCACATCCTGGCCATCGCCGTTACCGCGGCTTGCGCCAACCTGGCCTACGCCGCACCGGCGTCGATGCTGCCGGCCTCGAACCCGTTCGCCAAGGAGAGCACGCTGCCTTTCCGCTATCCGGCCTTCGACAAGATCCACGATGCCGACTACGCGCCGGCGTTCGAAGAAGGCATGCGCCAGCACGCGCTCGAGGTCGAAGCGATCGCCGACAACAAGGCCGCGCCGACGTTTGATAACACCATCGTCGCGATGGAGAAGTCGGGCCGGCTGCTGGACCGTGTGTCGACCGTCTTCTTCAACCTGGTCGGCTGCAACACCGACGAGCAGATGGATGCGCTGGACAAGGAACTGGCGCCCAAGCTTGCCGCGCACAACGACGCGATCCACCTGAACGCCAAGCTGTACGCGCGCGTGAAGACCCTGTACGACAAGCGCGACAAGCTGCACCTGGACGCGGAATCGAAGTACCTGCTCGAGCGCTACAACCTCGACTTCGTGCGCGCGGGCGCGAACCTGTCGGATGCGGACAAGGCCAAGCTGAAGGACTACAACGCCAAGATCGCCGCGCTGCAGACCCAGTTCAGCCAGAACGTGCTAAAGGAAGCCAACGCCTCGGCGCTGGTGGTCGATTCGCGCGCGGAACTGGCCGGCATGAGCGACAAGGCGATCGACGCCGCCGCTGCGCTGGCCAAGAAGGATGGCCTGGACGGCAAGTTCAAGGTGCCGGTCGTGAACACCACCCAGCAGGCCCCGCTGGCCGTGCTGACCAACCGCGCCACGCGCCAGAAGCTGCTGGCGCTGTCGCTGGCGCGCGGCAGCCACGGTGGCCCGTACGACAACCGCGACGTCGTGCTGCAGCTGACCAGGCTGCGCGCCGAACGCGCCCAGCTGCTCGGCTACCCGAGCCATGCCGCCTACATCCTGGACGACCAGACCGCCAAGGACACCGCCACCGTCAACAAGCTGCTGGCCGACTTCGCCGCGCCGGCGGTGCGCAACGCCAAGAAGGAAGCGGCCGAGATCCAGGCCGTCATCGACCGCGAGAAGGGCGGCTTCCAGGCCACCGCCGCCGACTGGGATTTTTATAGCGACAAGGTGCGCCAGGAGAAGTACGCCTTCGACCAGAGCCAGCTGCGCCCGTACTTCGAGTACAACAACGTGCTGCTGAACGGCGTGTTCTTCGCCGCCGGCAAGGAGTACGGCATCACGTTCAAGGAGCGCAAGGACCTGCCGGTGTACAACCCGGACGTGCGCGTGTTCGACGTGTTCGATGCGAACGGCAAGCAGCTGGCGATCTTCCTGCACGACCCGTACGCGCGTTCGAACAAGCGCGGCGGCGCCTGGATGAACGCCTACGTCACGCAGAACAAGTTGATGGGCACGATGCCGGTGGTGGCGAACCACCTGAACATCCCGAAGCCGGCCGCCGGCGAGCCGACCCTGCTGACCTACGATGAAGTGCGCACCATGTTCCACGAGTTCGGCCATGCGCTGCACGGCATGTTCTCGAACGTGAAGTACCCGCGCTTCGGCGGCACCCACGTCCCGCGCGACTTCGTCGAGTTCCCGTCGCAGGTCAACGAGATGTGGATGGCCTGGCCGGAAGTGCTGGCCAACTACGCCAAGCATTACCAGACCGGCGCGCCGATGCCGAAGGAACTGCTCGACAAGGTGCAGGCGTCCAAGAAGTTCAACGAGGGTTATCGGACCACCGAGTACCTGGGCGCCGCGATGCTCGACCAGAACTGGCACCAGCTGTCGGCCAACCAGATCCCGACCGACGTGCTGGCCTTCGAAGCCGACGCGCTGCACAAGGACGGCGTCGACTTCCCGCTGGTGCCGCCGCGCTACCGCACGACCTACTTCTCGCACGTGTTCTCGGGCGGCTACTCGTCCGGCTACTACGGCTACCTGTGGGCCGAAAAGCTGGACGCCGACACGGTCGAGTGGTTCAAGGAAAACGGCGGCCTGCTGCGCAAGAACGGCGACCGCTTCCGCCAGATGCTGCTGTCCAAAGGCGGCACCATGGACGCGATGCAGATGTACCGCAGCTTCCGCGGCCGCGATGCCGAGATCCAGCCGCTGCTCGAGCGCCGCGGCCTGACCGGCGAATAA